AATCGACGACGGCGGATGTGCCGCGACCTGTCCCTGACCGTTGTAACGTCCGCGGCGAGCCCCGAGGTGCAACACGGCTGCCAGCCCGATCCAGCCGCCGACCGCGTGCACCACGACCGAACCCGCGAAGTCGTGGAACGGCGCGCCCAGCGCATGCGTGAACCCGTCTTGAATGCCCAGATGGTTGTTCCACGCAATTCCCTCGAAGAACGGGTAGATCACGCCCACGAGGAAGAAAGTCGCCACCGATTGCGGATGAAATTTCGCGCGCTCCGCAATGCCTCCCGAAACGATGGCCGGAATCGCCGCGGCAAACGTCAGCAGGAAGAAGAAGCGGATCAGCGCATAGCCATTGTGCTCGGAGAGCACCGCCGCGCTCGACCAGAAATCGACGCCGTAAGCGAGCGGATAGCCGATAAAGAAATAGGCGAGGCCGGAGACCGCGAAGTCGGTCAGGATCTTGACCAGTGCGTTCACCTGGTTCTTCTTGCGAACCGTACCAAGTTCGAGAAAGGCAAAGCCGGCGTGCATGGCAAGCACCAGGATCGCGCCGAGCAGAAGGAACAGCACGTCGCCGGGGGTATTGGAATTGGGCATGAATGTGCTCTTTTGGTGCAAACGAGAAGAAGAACGAAGATATGCAAGAGCGATGCCAGACTTCTCAACCACTTTGATTTATATGGACGTTTTATCTGATGAGTCGATGTGGTCCGTCGCGTCTGGCACGATCGTGGTGCCGTGTGCCGTCCTGGGAACGAAGATGGGCGAACTCGGTGCATGTCGTCGCGAGGGCGGCAGTGAAAAATGCGGAAAGGCGTGCCGCCGTCATGCGCGATGCGGCGCACTCGCGTGCGGTATAGAATCGGGCGTTCTCGCAGCTTCGGACCGAGGCTGCGTCGCGCGGCGTCGCACGATGCGTCTGGACAGCGCCTGGAGCGAGGGCGGTGAGGCGGCGCTGTGCGACAACTACAACATCGATTGACACACGCACAACCACAGAGGAAATCCCATGATCTTTGAAATTGCCCAGATCGAAGTGAAGCCCGGCACCGAAGCCGCCTTCGAGCAAGGCGTGGCGAAGGCCGCACCGCTTTTCAAGGGCTCGAAAGGCTGCCACGGCATGCGTCTGCTCAAATCCATCGAGCAGCCGACGCACTACAGCCTCGTCGTCACCTGGGAAACGCTCGAAGACCACACCATCCACTTCCGCAACTCGGAAGCGTTCCAGCAATGGCGGGCACTGGTGAGCGAGTGCTTTGCCGCACCGCCCAACGTGAGCCACGTCACCGAAGCGCTGATCGGTTTCTAAGCGACGGGATGTCAGGCGCGTCCGGGCGCTGCCCAGGCCCCAGGCCCCAGGCCCGGATGACGCACCCGGCGGCGCAACGCCGTGAGTCCAAAGGGCGGCGGCAGGAGAAGTCCTCGTCGCCGCCTTTTGTTTTTCTGTCTTTCATCGGATGGGAGACTAAGGGTTAACTCGGTGAAGTTCGTCGAAAGTTTTCAGATAACATGAAAACCAGAAAAGCATGAGACGGACGTGAGAGGATGGCCACCAAGCCCAAGACCCTGACCGAACAGGTCGCGCAGCAATTGCAGGACGCGATTCGGCAGGGCGTTTATCCCGTCGGCACCCGGTTGCCGACCGGCAAGCAGCTTTCCGAGACCTATGGCGTAAGTCCCGCGGTGATCCGTGAGGTCACGGAGCGCTTGCGCGCGCAGGGGCTTATCGACAGCCGGCAAGGTGCGGGCGTGACGGTCAAGGCGCGTACGCCGTCGAGCGGCTTCCAGGTCCCCGTGGGGCAGGACGCCGCCGATCTCGCGAGCGTCTACGAGTTGCGTCTCGACCTGGAGAGTACGGCCGCCGCGCTCGCCGCCGTGCGTCATACCGAGGAGGACATTCGTCGGCTCGGCGACATTCTCGAAAAGCTCGAAACGAACCTGTATCACGTGGAAAACGGCGCGGAGTACGACACGGCGTTCCATGCCGCCATCGCCCGCGCCACGCACAACCGCTACTACGCCGATCTGCTGCAGTATCTGAATCTGCAGATCCGCCAGGTCGTCCACACCGCGCGCACGAACACGCTGCTCCACGAAGGGCTTGCCGCGCAGGTGCATCAGGAGCACGTGGCCGTGTTCAATGCGATCAAGGCGCGCGACCCATTGCTCGCACGCGCCGCGTCGCTCTCGCACCTGCTGCGCGCCTCGGCTCGTCTCGGTCTGACGCTGCCCGGTCGAGACGTCATCACCGGCGCCATCGCGCCGACCCGGCCCTGATCTGTCAGATGCCATTCCCTGCACTGCAACTCCCCGACGCGGGACATCATGACTCACACCGCTTTTGCTCAACGCCTCATCGATGCCGTCGGCGTCGACAGCGTCCTCACGGCAACCGACGACATCGCACCGTGGCTGGCCGACTGGCGCGGCATGTATCGTGGCAATGCGCAGGCCGTCGTGCGTCCGCGCACCACGGAAGATGTCGCGAAGATTCTCGCGCTCTGTCAGAGCACGGGCACGCCCGTGGTGCCGCGTGGTGGCAATACCGGCTTGTGCGGGGGCGCGACGCCCGACGCCTCGGCGCAGAACGTGGTGCTGAGTCTGGACCGCATGAATGCCGTGCGCAGCCTCGACACCATCGCCAACACGATGGTCGCGGAAGCCGGCTGCATTCTCGAAGACCTGCAGCGCGCCGCGCGCGACGCGAACCGTCTGTTGCCCCTGAGCCTCGCCGCCGAAGGGTCGTGCCAGCTCGGCGGCAATCTCGCGACGAACGCCGGCGGCGTGAACGTCGTCCGCTACGGCATGACGCGTGAGCTGGTCCTCGGCGTCGAAGCCGTGCTGCCGAACGGCGAGATCCTGCACGGCCTGCGCACGCTGCGCAAGGACAACACCGGCTATGACCTCAAGCAACTGCTCATCGGCTCGGAAGGCACGCTCGGCGTGATCACGGCGGCGGCGCTGCGGCTCCATGCGCCGACGCCGGTGCGACAGGTGGTGATCGCGGCCGTTGGTTCGCCGCGTCAGGCGTTGGCGCTGTATGAGCTGCTTTTCGCCGAATGCGGTCCGCGCATGCAGGCGTTCGAGTTCTTCACCGGCGAGTGTGTCGATCTGGTGATCGCGAACGTGCCCGGCGTGCGGGCGCCGTTCGCCGACCGGCATCCCGGCTATGTGTTGATCGAGCTTGCCGACACGGCGAACGAAGCGGCGTTGGCCGCCTTGCTCGAGCGGGTTATCGAGACGGCGATCGAGCGCGACCTCTGCGCCGACGCCGTGGTGTCGTCCACACTCGGCCAGCTCGAAGCGATGTGGAAGCTGCGCGAAGAGATTTCCGAAGCGCAACGCGCGGACGGCCCGCATCTCAAGCACGACGTTTCGCTGCCGATCGAAGCCATTCCCGATTTCATGGCGAGCGCCGAGGCGCGCGTGCGTCGCGTATGTCCGCAGGTCCGTCCGTTCATCTTCGGTCACTTCGGCGACGGCAATCTGCACTACAACCTGTCTCGCCCCGCGGGGGAAGCGCCGGACTTCATGACGAAGCACGGAGAGGCGATCACGGCGGAAGTGCTCGACGAAGTCGCGCGCCACGGTGGCAGCATCAGTGCCGAGCACGGCATCGGGCAGCTAAAGCGTTCGTATTTCGCCAAGTACAAGTCGCCGCTCGAACTGCGTCTGATGCGCGAGATCAAGGCCGTGTTCGATCCGGCCGGCATCATGAATCCGGGCAAGCTGCTGTAAGCGCGCGCTTCCCGCTTCCCCGTTTTTCCGGTTTGTTCCGGTTGTTTTTCCTCGGGCGCCGTCGCCCGATCCGTTTTAGCCCCTGGCGTGAGCCCGACGTCGTCACTGTCGCCCTCGCGCCTCCTGAGGAGTCGACATGACCGCAACCCCCGCCGCCGGAGCGCCGCTGTGCCTTGGCCCGCTGCCGGAGATCGATCCATCCACGTTTGACGTGCCCGCGGGCGCGGTCGATACGCACGCGCACGTCGTGGCGGCGAGCGGCGACTATCCGATGGTGCCCGAGCGCAGCTATACGCCGCCGCCCGCGCCCGAGGAGAAGTACCTCGCCATGCTCGACGCCACCGGCATGCGCCACGGCGTACTCGTGCAGATCAGTGTCTACGGCACCGACAATCGCTACATGCTCGAGACGCTGCGCCGTCATCCGGATCGACTGCGCGGTATCGCCGTCGTCTCGCCCGACGTGACCGACGCGGAACTCGAGGCGATGCACGCCGCCGGCGTTCGCGGCCTGCGCATCAACGTGCTGTTCGGCGGTGGCATCGGCTTTGCGGCGATGGAGACGCTGGCGCATCGCATCAAGGATCTCGGCTGGCACATGCAGTTCCTGATGGACGTGAAGACGCTGCCCGAACTCATGCCACGCATGACGAAGCTGCCGGTCACCGGGATCGTCGATCACATGGGACATACGCCGGTGGCGCAGGGACTCGATGCGCCGGGCTTCTCGGCGTTGCGCTCGCTCGTGCGCGATCACGGCTACTGGGTCAAGCTCTCGGGCGCCTATCGCATCAGCGAGCGGTTTCCGACGTTCGACGACGTGACGCCGTTCGCGCAGGCGCTTATCGACGACGCCCCCGACCGCATGGTGTGGGGCAGCGACTGGCCCCACGTTTCGCTCACGCGCATGCCGAACACCGGTGCGTTGCGCAACCTGCTGCCGATCTGGGCGCCGGACGCCGACGTGCGCCGCCGCATCCTCGTCGACAACCCGGCGCGTCTGTACGGATTTCCCACAACGGCCTGAGCGCATGACATCGCGGACGCCCGATGCGCCCGCGCATCATTCAAGATTTCAAGAGGAGACAAGATGAACTGGTATCGCCAGATGAACAAGACCGAACGGCGGACTTTCATCGCCGCGTTCGGCGGGTGGGCGCTCGATGCGCTCGATTTCATGGTGTTCACATTCGTGATCAGCACGCTCATCACCATCTTCAGCATCGACAAGGCGCAGGCCGGCATGCTGGCCACGGTGACGCTGCTGTTCTCGGCCATCGGCGGCTGGCTCGCGGGCGTGCTCGCGGACCGCTTCGGCCGCGTGAAGATCCTGCAGGTCACGATTCTGTGGTTCTCCGCGTGCACGATCCTGATCGGCTTCGCGCAGAACTTCGAACAGATCTTCGTGCTGCGCGCACTGCAGGGCCTGGGCTTCGGCGGTGAGTGGGCCGTGGGTTCGGTGCTCATGGGCGAGATCGTGCGCACCGAGTATCGCGGCCGCGCCGTGGGGACGGTGCAAAGCGGCTGGGCCATCGGCTGGGCGGTGGCGGCGCTGTGTTACACGGTGTCGTTCTCGTACTTGCCGGAAGCGTACGCCTGGCGTGTGCTGTTCTGGATCGGGGTGATTCCGGCGCTCTTCGTGATCTTCATCCGCAAGCACGTGCCCGAGCCGGAACTGTTCGAGCGCACCCGCAAGCAGGAAGCCTCGGCCGCCAAGCGCACGTCGGCGTGGGCGATCTTCTCGCCGGCGCTCCTCAAGACGACGGTGCTCTCGGCGTTGCTGTGCACCGGCGTGCAGGGCGGCTATTACGCCGTGACGACGTGGCTGCCCACGTTCCTGAAGACGGAGCGTCATCTGTCGGTGATCGGCACGGGTGGCTATCTGCTGGTGATCATTCTGGGATCGTTCATCGGCTACCTCACCGGCGCCTATTTGACGGACCGCCTGGGCCGCCGCGCCAACCTGCTGATCTTCGCCGTGCTCTCGGGGGCAAGCATCTACGCGTACACGCAGTTCCAGCTGAGCAACGACCAGATGCTGATCCTGGGTTTCCCGCTCGGCTTCGCCGCCTCCGGCATTTTCAGCGGCATGGGCGCCTACCTGACCGAACTGTTTCCGTCGGCGGTGCGCGCGAACGGGCAGGGCTTTGCCTACAACTTCGGGCGCGGCATCGGCGCACTGTTCCCGAGTCTCGTCGGCTATCTGGCCAAAACGAGCGGTCTGGGCACGGCCATCGGCATGTTTGCGGGCGGCGCCTACCTCGTGGTGCTCGTGACGGCATTTCTGTTGCCCGAGACGAAAGGGCGCGAGATCGAGTAAGTTCTTACCTTCGCGGGTGGCGGATGCGGCAGCGCCGGTGTGCCACCCGGTTTTCATGATTCAACGGAGTTCGCATGAAGGTTCTGGTGCCGGTCAAACGGGTAGTGGATTACAACGTAAAAGTTCGCGTGAAGAGCGACGGGAGTGGGGTTGACATCGCGAACGTGAAGATGTCGATGAATCCGTTCGACGAAATCGCGGTGGAAGAGGCGGTGCGACTGAAGGAAGCGGGCGTGGCGACCGAGGTGATCGCGGTGTCGGCGGGCGTGTCGCAGTCGCAGGAGACGCTGCGCACGGCGCTGGCGATCGGCGCCGATCGTGCGATCCTGATCGAGTCGGACGAGGAACTGCAGCCGCTGGCGGTGGCCAAGCTGCTCAAGGCGATCGTCGACAAGGAGCAGCCGCAACTGGTGATCCTGGGCAAGCAGGCCATCGACGACGACTCCAATCAAACCGGACAGATGCTCGCGGCGCTGGCCAGGCTGCCGCAGGCGACGTTCGCCTCGAAGGTGACGGTGGCGGACAATCGCGCGCAGGTCACGCGTGAGGTGGACGGCGGCCTGGAGACCGTTTCGCTGTCGCTGCCGGCGGTGATCACGACCGACCTGCGCTTGAACGAGCCGCGTTACGTGACGCTGCCCAACATCATGAAGGCGAAGAAGAAGCCGCTGGAGACGGTCAAGCCGGGGGATCTGGGCGTGGATGTGTCGCCGCGTCTGAAGACGCTGAAGGTGGCCGAGCCGCCCAAGCGCAGCGCGGGGGTGAAGGTGGCGGACGTGGCAGCGCTCGTCGACAAGCTGAAGACCGAAGCGAAGGTCATCTGAAGGGGGACGACGAGATGAGCATTCTGGTAATTGCGGAACACGACAATCAATCGATCAAGGCCGCGACGCTGAACACGGTGACGGCCGCGCTGCAATGCGGCGACGACGTGCACGTGCTGGTCGCGGGCAGCAACGCCCGGGCGGCGGCCGACGCGGCCGCGCGGATCGCCGGCGTGAAGCAGGTGCTGCTGGCCGACGCGCCGTATTTCGGCGACGGGCTGGCCGAGAACATCGCCGACGAGGTGGTGTCGATCGCGGGTGCGTACTCGCACATCCTGGCGCCGGCGACGGCGTACGGCAAGAACATCGCTCCGCGCGTGGCGGCGCTGCTCGACGTGGCGCAGATTTCGGACATCACGAAGGTCGACAGCGCGGACACGTTCGAGCGCCCGATCTATGCCGGCAACGCGATTGCGACGGTGCAAAGCGCGGACAAGGTGAAGGTGATCACGGTGCGCTCGACGGGCTTCGACGCGGCAGCGGCCACGGGTGGCGGCGCGGCGGTGGAGACGGTGGCGGCCACGCCGGACGCGGGCGTGTCGCAGTTCGTGGGCCGGGAGGTGACGAAGCTGGACCGTCCGGAGCTCACGAGCGCGAAGATCATCGTCTCGGGTGGCCGAGGTCTGGGCAGCGGCGAGAACTATACGAAGGTGCTCGAGCCGCTGGCGGACAAGCTGGGCGCGGCGCTGGGCGCGTCGCGCGCGGCGGTGGACGCCGGCTACGTGCCGAACGACTATCAGGTCGGTCAGACGGGCAAGATCGTGGCGCCGCAGCTGTATATCGCGGTGGGGATTTCGGGGGCGATTCAGCACTTGGCGGGGATGAAGGATTCGAAGGTGATCGTGGCGATCAACAAGGATCCGGAAGCGCCGATCTTCTCGGTGGCGGACTACGGTCTGGTGGGCGATCTGTTCACGGTGGTGCCGGAGCTGACGGGCGCGCTGTAAGCGTTCGGCGGACGCTACATTGAAGCGAGGCTGCGGGGCGTGTCCCCGCAGCCGATCCGCATGAGGATGGCGTGCTCCGCGAGATTGGCGGGCGCGGCTGACGTCTTCATGTCTTCATGCGAATCGGAAGGAAATCAAGGAACAGCAATGGACAACGTCGATTGCGTCGTGATCGGCGCGGGTGTGGTGGGATTGGCCGTTGCGCGGGCGATGGCGCAGGCCGGCCGGGAGGTGATCGTTCTCGAATCCGAGCGCGCGATCGGCACCGGCACGAGCTCGCGCAACAGCGAAGTCATCCACGGCGGCATCTACTATCCTCCCGGCTCGCGCAAGGCGACGCTGTGTGTCGAGGGCAAACACCGGCTCTATGAATTCTGCGCGTCGCATGGCGTGGAGCATCGTCGCTGCGGCAAGCTGATCGTGGCGACGACCGATCGTCAGATCGAAGAACTCGAAGCCATCGCCGCCAACGCGCGCGCGAGCGGCGTGGACGATCTCGAATGGCTCACCGCCGCTCAGGTTGCGCGGCGCGAGCCGGCGTTACAGACATTCGGTGCGCTGCTTTCGCCGTCCACGGGCATCGTGGACAGTCATGGCTTGATGCTCGCCCTGCAGGGAGACGCGGAACGTGCGGGTACGATGGTGGCGTTCGAATCGAAGGTGACGGGGGTACGTGTCGGCCCGGGCAGCGGTATCGAGCTCGATGTCGAGACCCAGGGCGAGACGGCGACTCTGCTTGCGCAAACGGTCGTCAACAGTGCCGGACTTCAGGCCGTCGATATTGCGCGGCGCTTCGAGGGACTCGCGCCCGAGCACATTCCGCCGCGCTACTACGCGAAGGGGAGTTACTTCACCTGTACGCAACGGGTGCCGTTCTCGCACCTGATCTATCCGGTGCCCGAGCCGGGCGGACTCGGTGTGCATCTCACGCTCGATCTCGGTGGGCAGGCGCGCTTCGGGCCGAACGTCGAATGGATCGACGAGATCGACTACACGGTGAACGCGTCGGATGGCGACGGCTTTTACGCGGCGGTGCGGCGCTACTGGCCGACGCTCGCGGACGGCGCATTGCAACCGGGGTATGCGGGAATTCGGCCGAAGATCAGCGGGCCGGGAGAGCCGGCGGCGGATTTTCGTATCGATGGGCCGGCCGTGCATGGCGTCGCGGGACTCGTGAACCTGTTCGGTATCGAGTCGCCCGGGCTGACGGCGTCATTGGCCATTGCCGAAGCGGTGCGCGCAGCGTTGTAACGCGAGACGTGACCCGCTGGCCCGTCTCGCGCATCGGCTGCTATCTGGCTAACCCCGTGATTCCTGCCTGGCGGTGCCGCGAACCTTGCGCGGCAGTCCTGTCGGACGGGAGTCGTTGCGTCTTTTGGCTTGCCGGGTACGCGGTTCAGCGCACGGCAACCGGCGGCTTCCACGAAGCCGGGTTCGTCCAGAAGACACCCCGCAGGCGATCGGTGTCGCCACACGGCGTACTGCGCGCCGGCTTGCTGATCTGACCTGCGCAAGCGCTGATGTCGCGGCCCGATTGCTGCAAGCGTTTCAGAATCGTATCGAGCATGCCCGATTCGCGCCATTCATTGAGTTTGCGGCGGCAAGTCGGCACGGAGGGGTACTGCATGGGCAGCTTGGACCAGCTCTCGCCAGTGAACAGCACCCACAAGACAGCATTGGTCAGCGTGCGCTGCTCGACTTGAGGGCGGCCTCGTCGTTCCGTACGGACCGGTCGGTCGCAAATCAGATCACGCAGGGCGTGCCATTCAACGTCGCTCAGTTCAGTAAACATAACACCTCGACCCAAAACAAACGGAGGCGCCGCAGGGGGCGAGTCCGGATTTCGCGATCTCGCACGAACCGATGCAAACGGGTGCGTGCTTATCGTCGAAACTCGGCCAAGGCGGCGTCGGTCCCCGATGCTGGAAACACAAGCAACAAGCATGCCAGGACATCGGGTTCTCTCGTGAAGAACGCCGCGGGCGGGTCGAACCACACTGCGAAGGGAGCGTTTGACCAGCAAAAAAACGCCCACTTGGCAGGTGGGCGCAGCTCCTGAGTGGCAATTGGGATAGGCAATCGCAAAAGCGTCAGGAGAAAAGGAATACGTGCCTTTTGGCCGGTCCGGATCGTTTTTTGTTCTCGGCCCTGGCCAGGGTGTCTCGCTCCACATGCGCCAGCTTGTCAAGCTTGCAGGCGCAATGATGACAAAAAGCGCGAGTCGACGCGCTTCGGAATTACCCCCATTGCGGTGCATGGCGCTCGCCGAAGGCGATTCGCCCAACAAGGGTGCCCGCTTGCGCCCGGATAGGGCACCGCGTCGCGGGAATGGGCGCAACCCTGCCGGGCAGGCGCAACCGTTATCGTCACGTGAGAAACTGGCCCGGTCTTGGCATGGTGTACCGTCATGGTCGGGTGGCAGGTCGGTAGCCTATAATGTGCGCCTTCCCTCGATATCGTCCATCGGCTGCGCGCAACCGCTGCCGGTCGGCGCCAGTGTGCGCAAACGGCATGAGCAACGACAGCGATAACAAATACTCCGTTCCCGGTCTCGAGCGCGGTCTGCGCATTCTCATGACATTCTCGGCGCGCGAGCCGGTACTCGCGGGCGCCGATCTCGCCCGCCGTCTCGACATCCCGCGCTCGACGGTCTTCCGTCTGTTGCAGACGCTGGAGGCCGAGGGCTTCATCGAAAAAGCGGGCGACGATCGTCACTACCGACTGGGGGTGGCCGTGCTGCGTCTGGGCTTCGAGTATCTGAACTCGCTGGAACTCACGGATCTGGGCACACCGGTCATCGAGAAGCTGCGCGACGCGACGGGGTTCTCCAGCCACATCCTGATCCTGGATCAGCGCGACGCGGTTTTCGTCGCGAAGGCGGCGAGTCGTGAACTGGTGTTCGGCACCGTTCGCGTGGGGACGCGATTGCCGGCGCATGCGACGGCCGTCGGTCATATCCTGCTCGGCGACTATTCGCTCGCGTCGCTCAAGCAGTTGTATCCGGAGCGCAAGCTCGAAGCCTTCACGGCCCATACGCCGACGACCGTCGACGCGCTGTACAAAGTCGTGCAGGAGGACATCGCTCGCGGCTACAGCATGAGCCAGTCTTTCTTCGAGCAGAACATCTCGACCATTGCCGCTCCCGTGCGAAATCATCGCGGACAGATCGCGGCCGTGGTCAGTGTGACGATTCCGCAGGCGCGTGTGGAAGCGGATCTGCTCAAGAGTGGCATCGTCGAGAAGGTGGTGTCCGCCGCCGACGAACTCTCGCACAAGCTCAACTACCGCGCCGAGCGTCCGGGTAACGTGCCCGCGATGCTGAAGTAAGCGTTTTTCCTTCGGCTGGGCCGGTATTTCGTCGGCCTCACCATTTCGGCTGGGCTCGCGTTTCCGAACTGCCGAAACTGCCCCTGCGGCGTTCGGCTGCGCCAGCGTAACGCCGAACGAAAATCGCTTGCCTCATCCTCCCATCGCCCCTCGTCACCGGCGGGGCCCGCCACGCCAGCCAGTCCCTCGACTCCGCGCCATTGCACCGCTGCATGGCCGGTTGAGTCGTTACGCCAGGGGACTGACGACCTCGCTTCATACATCCCGTTCCCTCTCGCACCGTCGCCCGTTTCGCAATTTTTTCTCCCTGACGCGCGCAGTCTTTGTCATTAGCATTTGCGCAACATCAATCAGTGCCGACTTAATTTCTGCTTGTCTCGCTATTTTCTCTTCGCCATAATTGTCTCACCTATTAATCGTTGTTTCATATATAAGACAAAAAATGCGCGGCCGCAATGTCGCAACCGCCGTCGTAGACGTGGAGCGGTACCGGCATGGGGCGTTCAACAGCGCCGGCGCATCGGATGCAAAACAGGAGTCGAAGGTGAAGAGACGCAGTATCGGTGCCGCCTGTCTTTTGGCGTGCGCCTGCACGGCACATGCCGCCGGCAATTCGTTGCAAATCTACGGGACGATCGACGACGGCCTCACGTACGTGAGCAACTCAGGCGGTGGTCGCATGTTCAAGATGGACGCCGGCATCGGGCAACCCGACCGCTTCGGCCTGAAGGGACGTGAGGATATCGGGGGCGGGCTCGCCGCCGTGTTCCAGCTGGAACAGGGCTTCAACACGAGCAACGGGGCGCTTATCAACAGTGGTGTGGAGTGGAACCGTCAGGCGTGGGTCGGCCTGGCGAGCGACCGCTTCGGCATGGTGGCGATCGGCCATCAGACGGACTTCATGCAGGACGTGTCGATCCGCTATTCGAACGGCTTCTGGCAGCACAACCTGTACGCCTATCACCCGGGCAACCTGGACAACCTGGCGAACTCGTCGCAGATCGACAATGCGGTGAAGTGGAACAGCGCGAGTTTCCACGGACTGACCGGCGGTCTGATGTACGGCTTCGCGGGCGGCAACGCCCTGGGACGTACGGTCGGCGGCTACGTGAAATACGACAATGGTCCGCTTTCGGTCGCGGCGACCTATGTCAGCATCAATAAACGCATGTTCGATTTCTCGTCGCGTCTGGGCATTTCGTCGATCTTCGGACAGTCGGGGCTGTCGGCCACGAACGTCTTCAAATCGGACGCCGTGAACAACACTGGCATTGGCGCGTCGTATCGCATCTCGTCGCGCTGGAACGTGCACGCGCTCTATACGCGCAGCGAAGTGCGTGCGCCGGGCGGCTCGGGCAACATGTTCAACTACGACGTCGGCACGGAGTACCGCGTGACGGAAGCCAACGCGCTCACACTCGGCTATTCGTACTCGTCATTCAATCACACGCACTACAACCAGATCGAAGCGGGCGACCTTTATTCGTTCTCGAAGCGCACGCAGTTGCAGGCGCAGGTGACGTATATCGCCGCCAGCGGCAACAATCGCGCCGCGTCGTATCCGATCGGCGCATCGAGCAAT
The Pandoraea pulmonicola DNA segment above includes these coding regions:
- a CDS encoding NAD(P)/FAD-dependent oxidoreductase, which gives rise to MDNVDCVVIGAGVVGLAVARAMAQAGREVIVLESERAIGTGTSSRNSEVIHGGIYYPPGSRKATLCVEGKHRLYEFCASHGVEHRRCGKLIVATTDRQIEELEAIAANARASGVDDLEWLTAAQVARREPALQTFGALLSPSTGIVDSHGLMLALQGDAERAGTMVAFESKVTGVRVGPGSGIELDVETQGETATLLAQTVVNSAGLQAVDIARRFEGLAPEHIPPRYYAKGSYFTCTQRVPFSHLIYPVPEPGGLGVHLTLDLGGQARFGPNVEWIDEIDYTVNASDGDGFYAAVRRYWPTLADGALQPGYAGIRPKISGPGEPAADFRIDGPAVHGVAGLVNLFGIESPGLTASLAIAEAVRAAL
- a CDS encoding FAD-binding oxidoreductase, with the translated sequence MTHTAFAQRLIDAVGVDSVLTATDDIAPWLADWRGMYRGNAQAVVRPRTTEDVAKILALCQSTGTPVVPRGGNTGLCGGATPDASAQNVVLSLDRMNAVRSLDTIANTMVAEAGCILEDLQRAARDANRLLPLSLAAEGSCQLGGNLATNAGGVNVVRYGMTRELVLGVEAVLPNGEILHGLRTLRKDNTGYDLKQLLIGSEGTLGVITAAALRLHAPTPVRQVVIAAVGSPRQALALYELLFAECGPRMQAFEFFTGECVDLVIANVPGVRAPFADRHPGYVLIELADTANEAALAALLERVIETAIERDLCADAVVSSTLGQLEAMWKLREEISEAQRADGPHLKHDVSLPIEAIPDFMASAEARVRRVCPQVRPFIFGHFGDGNLHYNLSRPAGEAPDFMTKHGEAITAEVLDEVARHGGSISAEHGIGQLKRSYFAKYKSPLELRLMREIKAVFDPAGIMNPGKLL
- a CDS encoding antibiotic biosynthesis monooxygenase family protein, yielding MIFEIAQIEVKPGTEAAFEQGVAKAAPLFKGSKGCHGMRLLKSIEQPTHYSLVVTWETLEDHTIHFRNSEAFQQWRALVSECFAAPPNVSHVTEALIGF
- a CDS encoding FadR/GntR family transcriptional regulator: MATKPKTLTEQVAQQLQDAIRQGVYPVGTRLPTGKQLSETYGVSPAVIREVTERLRAQGLIDSRQGAGVTVKARTPSSGFQVPVGQDAADLASVYELRLDLESTAAALAAVRHTEEDIRRLGDILEKLETNLYHVENGAEYDTAFHAAIARATHNRYYADLLQYLNLQIRQVVHTARTNTLLHEGLAAQVHQEHVAVFNAIKARDPLLARAASLSHLLRASARLGLTLPGRDVITGAIAPTRP
- a CDS encoding electron transfer flavoprotein subunit alpha/FixB family protein, with the protein product MSILVIAEHDNQSIKAATLNTVTAALQCGDDVHVLVAGSNARAAADAAARIAGVKQVLLADAPYFGDGLAENIADEVVSIAGAYSHILAPATAYGKNIAPRVAALLDVAQISDITKVDSADTFERPIYAGNAIATVQSADKVKVITVRSTGFDAAAATGGGAAVETVAATPDAGVSQFVGREVTKLDRPELTSAKIIVSGGRGLGSGENYTKVLEPLADKLGAALGASRAAVDAGYVPNDYQVGQTGKIVAPQLYIAVGISGAIQHLAGMKDSKVIVAINKDPEAPIFSVADYGLVGDLFTVVPELTGAL
- a CDS encoding transposase, with amino-acid sequence MFTELSDVEWHALRDLICDRPVRTERRGRPQVEQRTLTNAVLWVLFTGESWSKLPMQYPSVPTCRRKLNEWRESGMLDTILKRLQQSGRDISACAGQISKPARSTPCGDTDRLRGVFWTNPASWKPPVAVR
- a CDS encoding MFS transporter, which gives rise to MNWYRQMNKTERRTFIAAFGGWALDALDFMVFTFVISTLITIFSIDKAQAGMLATVTLLFSAIGGWLAGVLADRFGRVKILQVTILWFSACTILIGFAQNFEQIFVLRALQGLGFGGEWAVGSVLMGEIVRTEYRGRAVGTVQSGWAIGWAVAALCYTVSFSYLPEAYAWRVLFWIGVIPALFVIFIRKHVPEPELFERTRKQEASAAKRTSAWAIFSPALLKTTVLSALLCTGVQGGYYAVTTWLPTFLKTERHLSVIGTGGYLLVIILGSFIGYLTGAYLTDRLGRRANLLIFAVLSGASIYAYTQFQLSNDQMLILGFPLGFAASGIFSGMGAYLTELFPSAVRANGQGFAYNFGRGIGALFPSLVGYLAKTSGLGTAIGMFAGGAYLVVLVTAFLLPETKGREIE
- a CDS encoding amidohydrolase family protein encodes the protein MTATPAAGAPLCLGPLPEIDPSTFDVPAGAVDTHAHVVAASGDYPMVPERSYTPPPAPEEKYLAMLDATGMRHGVLVQISVYGTDNRYMLETLRRHPDRLRGIAVVSPDVTDAELEAMHAAGVRGLRINVLFGGGIGFAAMETLAHRIKDLGWHMQFLMDVKTLPELMPRMTKLPVTGIVDHMGHTPVAQGLDAPGFSALRSLVRDHGYWVKLSGAYRISERFPTFDDVTPFAQALIDDAPDRMVWGSDWPHVSLTRMPNTGALRNLLPIWAPDADVRRRILVDNPARLYGFPTTA
- a CDS encoding electron transfer flavoprotein subunit beta/FixA family protein; amino-acid sequence: MKVLVPVKRVVDYNVKVRVKSDGSGVDIANVKMSMNPFDEIAVEEAVRLKEAGVATEVIAVSAGVSQSQETLRTALAIGADRAILIESDEELQPLAVAKLLKAIVDKEQPQLVILGKQAIDDDSNQTGQMLAALARLPQATFASKVTVADNRAQVTREVDGGLETVSLSLPAVITTDLRLNEPRYVTLPNIMKAKKKPLETVKPGDLGVDVSPRLKTLKVAEPPKRSAGVKVADVAALVDKLKTEAKVI